The Spirosoma sp. SC4-14 DNA window ATCTGAATAGCGTTGTCAGGCAGTTTGAATACTACAAACTGCTGGGCGATAAAACAATTGAGCAACTTTCCGACGAAGAGCTTTTCTGGCAATACAATGAAGAAAGCAACAGTATAGCAACCATCATCAAGCATCTTTGGGGCAATATGTTATCCCGTTGGACTGACTTTCTAACATCGGATGGCGAAAAAGAATGGCGAAACCGTGAGGCCGAATTTGAAAACGATAGCACGAACAAAGAAGAAGTGCTGGCCCGCTGGGAGGAAGGTTGGACCTGTTTGCTGAATGCCCTGAAAATGCTAACGCCCGCCGATCTGGATAACGTCGTTTATATTCGCAATATGGGGCATACAGTCATGGAAGCCATTAACCGGCAGCTGGCCCATTATCCCTACCATGTTGGGCAGATTGTGTTTATTGGTAAGATGGTGAAAAATCAGGACTGGAACTCGCTGTCGATTCCACGGGGAAAATCGCAGGAGTATAACAACCGGAAATTTACACAACCCCGACGAAGAGAACATTTTACCGATGAATTCCTGAAAACCGACTGATAGTTAGTGTCACTCAGGAAATTTCCTGTTTAAACGTACCTTTACTGTATCGATTCGGTTGCCGTTCATTGAAACGATCGTGAACGTAAACGGCCGGAATTCGATTACATCACCCACCTTTGGTATGTCTTCATTTTTTGCCAGAATCAGCCCTCCCAGTGTATCATAGCTGCCTTCTGGTATTGTCCAGCCATAGGTGGAGTTCAGGTCGTCGATTTCATGCCGGGCACTCAGCAGCCAGGTATGATCGTCAAGTTGCTGGTTGGTCCAGTCTTCGTTGGTGTCATACTCGTCCTGAATTTCGCCAAATATCTGTTCCACCATATCTTCAAGACTAACGATTCCTGCCGTTCCGCCAAACTCATCGACCACAAGGGCCAGGCTCTTTCGTTCAGACAGAAACCGGAGCAGCAGATCCTGAGCGGGCATTGTTTCGGGTATTGTGATGATGGGCGTAACAATCTCGGCTACGGTCTGCGGTTTTTTGAACAGGGCGAGTGCATGGCTGTAGCCGATAATGTCATCAATGGTATCGCGATAGATGATAATTTTAGAATGACCACTTTCCTGAAAAGCCCGCCGAAGGTCTTCGACCGAGTCTTCTACTTCAATAGCCGTAATTTCGGTGCGGGGAACAAGGCAGTCGCGCACGCGTACATCCCGAAATTCGATCGCATTATTAAAGATCTGGGTATCAATTTCCAGCTCTTCTTCTGGATCGGCTTTTTGATTTAACTGTTGCAGGTACTGATTGAGATCGGTTAGCCCGAAAACAGGTTTGATTTCAGGGTTACGCTTGCCCAGAACGTACTGGATAAAAAAGCGGGCTGTGCCAACCAGCAGGCGTACCAACGGCGCTATGGTCTTATAAATTATCCAGAGCGGTACGGCCAGTGCTTCCAGAAACCGATCGGGATGAATCAGGGCCAGACTTTTGGGTAAATAATCGGCCAGAGGCAGAAAAATAATAGTCAGAATTAGCGTTTCGAGTGCAATAAAAACGAATTCCTGTTTAAGCCAGGTTTCGGGTAAGGCACTCATTAGCAGTGGATTAAGTGCCAGTACGCCCAAAACGGAATACAAAACCAGAAACAGCGTATTGACGGTGAGGGTGGTGCCAATGAACAATATAGGGTTTTTCAGAAAGCTCGAAACAAGCTTTTCTCCCAGGGGGCCCTGTTTACTATGAAGCTCAAAATACAGTCGATTAACCGATACATAGGCCATTTCGACAGCCGAGAAGAAACCTGCCAGAACAAGAGCCAGAATAGCACCAAAAAGTAACGCGTAGGGTTCCAAGTGGGAGTCGATGATGGTGGTTGGGTGTATGGCTTACGGTTTACGGTTGCGCTGCCTGTCAACATGCATTAGCGGAGCAACCGTAAACTATAAACCATAAACCGAATAACTATTTCTTTTTCTTCTTTCGGTCTTCGATCATTTGTTTGATTGTGGGCGAAACAGTTTTTTCGCGCTCAAGCCGTTTGTTTTTAAAATACTGGAACGCCAGGAGAAAACCTAAACACAGCATTAACAACCAGTAGCTATCGGCAAAGGTTGTTCGCTGGTATTCGGCAATCCACAGGATCAGAAATCCGGCACCAGCCGAAAGAAGCAATATTTCCGAAAGTTTTAGTTTCATTAGGTAAGCAGGCTATACTAGACCAGTTTGTCCCGCATTTTTCTGAACTCGCGGTATCGACGGACGGTTGAGATGCTGAAGCCGAGCATTACGACCAACGTTCCGATCCAGAGCACATTGATCAATGGTTTTTCGAAAGCCTTCATCACAATATAATCGCGTTGTGTGCGATTAACAGCAAACGTGAACTTGCCTGTGCGCGGGTCAATTTCGTTCAGTTGAATACGAATACCTAATTCATCACTTGTTTCGGCAGGGTGGGCAACCATACGGTTTCTGATCACGAATGCCGGACTTAGAATTTGTTCGCCGTTTTTGCTCAGTACGCGTACCCGAGCCCGAACGGCGGCATCATTAGGGCCAACTTCCATACCATCGACCTCGTTTGTTCGGACCACATCGTCCAGAATAGCCACATAATCGTTCAGGAAGAACGTATCTTTGATGGCTACGCTAAAGGTTTCGGTTTTCTCCCACTTGTTTTCGGCTTCCGGATCGGGTACCGAGTTAACGTATGTATAAATATCCCGATCGAGCTGATGACGCGTATCGGGTGAGGCCAGTAGGCCCATGCGCTTGTTTACCTGAGCGCGTGGATAGAGACTGAATACTTTCCCGTTTGGTTCGCGGTATTCTACTTCGTAGTAGGTGTTTTCCGGATATAGCGCCAGTGTATCGCCTTTTTTATAATAAACCTTACCGTTCTGTTCAATATCCCGTTGCGCAATGCCGTGGAAGTCGCCTTCGATCACCATAACATCTTTACTGGGAAGATAGCCGGGTACATCGCGGGCTTCGATGCGCTGACCCCGATACGTAAGCTGATATTGCCCCATCCGTTCGGGCTGATTCAGCCAGAGCAGGGTATTTTCTTTGTTTTCCTTGTTGTCGTTCTTCGTAAACTCTTCCTGATTTGAGATGAGCAGGCCACTGGTATTGATCGAAATAACTTTCGAGAAACCTGCTGAGTAAAGAATACCCAGGAGCATAAGGGCCAGACCGATGTGGGCAATGGCACCACCCGAAAGCCGATAATTTCCCCGAATAATACCCAGCAGAATGGTTCCGTTGCTTAAGAGAGCAAAGAGCGAAGCAACCAGCAGAACCATATAAACCGGATTTTTAACCGATCCGAGCGCAATCAGGGCTGCGCTGGCTAGTAAAGTAAGAATAGCCGGAGTAATCAGCGCATCCCACTTCTTATTCTCTACTTTGCGCCACCAGACAAACTGACCAATACCCGTTAGAATGGCAATGGTCACAAAGAACCAGACCTGGAACTTGTTGTAATGTGCAATTTGGTCGGCAGGCAAAGCCAGATTCGAGATTTTACCGAACGATTCCAGAATTTTGTTATAAACTGGGATGGAGGTGGTTGCAATCACCTGGAAAGCGGCCAGACACAAAACCGTAGCACCGATAAAAAGCCAGAATTCTTTTGTATAAACCGAAGCTTCCTGATCATCGGCCGGAATAGTTTTCCATTTCCAGATAGCCAGTGCAATGGCCAGCGCAACAAACACCAGCAGATAAACAAGCAATTGACCCGATAGTCCCAGATCGGTAAATGAATGTACAGACGCATTGCCCAGTATGCCACTCCGCGTCAGGAAAGTAGAATACAGAATCAGTAGGAACGTTGTAATGGTCAGAATGATCGACGTTTTCAGACCCGTAGAACTACGTTTGGCAATCAGCATGGTGTGCAGCGATGCCACCATCACGAGCCAGGGAACATAAACGGCGTTTTCGACGGGGTCCCAGTTCCAGTAGCCCCCAAAATTCAGGGTTTCATAGGCCCAGTAACCACCCATCATGATACCGATGCCGAGAATCATGGCGCCAAACAAAGTCCAGGGCAGAGCCGGGCGTATCCATTCGAGCGGCTGATTGCGCCAGAGACCAGCAATACAATAGGCAAACGGCACCAGGGTTAGAGCAAAACCCAGAAAGAGCGTTGGCGGGTGAATAACCATCCAGTAGTTCTGGAGTAGCGGGTTCAGGCCATTCCCATCTTTCGGAACAAAATTGGGGTCAGCCTGGAAGATGGGCGCATCGGGCATGGCCTCGCTCAGCAACAGGAAGGGCGACGAACCAAGCTTGAAGGTATCGCCAAAAACGACACCCAGAATCATAGAGGCCAGAAATGCCTGAACGAGCGCAAAAATAGTCATCATGGGGGCTTCCCATTGCTTCCCCGCCGAGCGAATCAATAAAACCCCCAGCAGCGCATCCCAGAATAGCCAGAGTAGAAAAGAACCCTCCTGACCTTCCCAGAAACAGGAAATCATGTACTGAACCGGCAGCGCCAGCGACGAGTGGCTCCAGGCGTAATGGTATTCAAAATAATGATTGTAGATGATATAGTAAAGCGTAGCTCCTACACCTACCACAGCAATTGCATGGATAACAAAAGCCCAGCGGGCCAGAGTTTTCCAGTCGTCTTTTTCGACAGCGGTTGTTTTTGATATAGTTTGAACGGGCGCTTTTCGTTTCGCGGTCTTTCCGCCGAACGATGCTTCGCCAGCATAGGCAAGCTGTGCTTCTTCGACCTCAACGGTTTGAGAAGCGTTCCGACGACCCAGCGCCGACAGAAAATACGCAACCGTTGCTACCAGTGCTGTAACAAACGAAAGGATGACGAAAAAATGGCCAAGCTGACCGACTGTGGTATGTATCATTGACTGATTATCCTGTTGTATTCGGCATGAGAGCCGATCCAAAACCAAAAAAGTTCGTCATTTTCTTTAATCGCTAATGCGCGAAAATGATCTCCAACGCGAGCTGACTATCTATTCTCTTTACCGCTAATTTCCTTAAAATGAAGCGAGGGATGAGAAGAGTCGGCCTTAAGAAGCTCAAAGTTTTTGTCCGCTAGTTCCTGAACCGATTCGGGTAATGAATAATATCGTTTCCAGAATTTAGCGGTAGCTCGATGAATTATAAAGGTTGTGTCCGACCCTGACCAATTTCCTCACGCGCTTCCTGTACTAACGCATCCCGACGTCCTGATTCGGCATCGGCTTTTATGGGCT harbors:
- the ccsA gene encoding cytochrome c biogenesis protein CcsA is translated as MIHTTVGQLGHFFVILSFVTALVATVAYFLSALGRRNASQTVEVEEAQLAYAGEASFGGKTAKRKAPVQTISKTTAVEKDDWKTLARWAFVIHAIAVVGVGATLYYIIYNHYFEYHYAWSHSSLALPVQYMISCFWEGQEGSFLLWLFWDALLGVLLIRSAGKQWEAPMMTIFALVQAFLASMILGVVFGDTFKLGSSPFLLLSEAMPDAPIFQADPNFVPKDGNGLNPLLQNYWMVIHPPTLFLGFALTLVPFAYCIAGLWRNQPLEWIRPALPWTLFGAMILGIGIMMGGYWAYETLNFGGYWNWDPVENAVYVPWLVMVASLHTMLIAKRSSTGLKTSIILTITTFLLILYSTFLTRSGILGNASVHSFTDLGLSGQLLVYLLVFVALAIALAIWKWKTIPADDQEASVYTKEFWLFIGATVLCLAAFQVIATTSIPVYNKILESFGKISNLALPADQIAHYNKFQVWFFVTIAILTGIGQFVWWRKVENKKWDALITPAILTLLASAALIALGSVKNPVYMVLLVASLFALLSNGTILLGIIRGNYRLSGGAIAHIGLALMLLGILYSAGFSKVISINTSGLLISNQEEFTKNDNKENKENTLLWLNQPERMGQYQLTYRGQRIEARDVPGYLPSKDVMVIEGDFHGIAQRDIEQNGKVYYKKGDTLALYPENTYYEVEYREPNGKVFSLYPRAQVNKRMGLLASPDTRHQLDRDIYTYVNSVPDPEAENKWEKTETFSVAIKDTFFLNDYVAILDDVVRTNEVDGMEVGPNDAAVRARVRVLSKNGEQILSPAFVIRNRMVAHPAETSDELGIRIQLNEIDPRTGKFTFAVNRTQRDYIVMKAFEKPLINVLWIGTLVVMLGFSISTVRRYREFRKMRDKLV
- a CDS encoding hemolysin family protein translates to MEPYALLFGAILALVLAGFFSAVEMAYVSVNRLYFELHSKQGPLGEKLVSSFLKNPILFIGTTLTVNTLFLVLYSVLGVLALNPLLMSALPETWLKQEFVFIALETLILTIIFLPLADYLPKSLALIHPDRFLEALAVPLWIIYKTIAPLVRLLVGTARFFIQYVLGKRNPEIKPVFGLTDLNQYLQQLNQKADPEEELEIDTQIFNNAIEFRDVRVRDCLVPRTEITAIEVEDSVEDLRRAFQESGHSKIIIYRDTIDDIIGYSHALALFKKPQTVAEIVTPIITIPETMPAQDLLLRFLSERKSLALVVDEFGGTAGIVSLEDMVEQIFGEIQDEYDTNEDWTNQQLDDHTWLLSARHEIDDLNSTYGWTIPEGSYDTLGGLILAKNEDIPKVGDVIEFRPFTFTIVSMNGNRIDTVKVRLNRKFPE
- a CDS encoding DUF1572 domain-containing protein, with the protein product MDTDYLNSVVRQFEYYKLLGDKTIEQLSDEELFWQYNEESNSIATIIKHLWGNMLSRWTDFLTSDGEKEWRNREAEFENDSTNKEEVLARWEEGWTCLLNALKMLTPADLDNVVYIRNMGHTVMEAINRQLAHYPYHVGQIVFIGKMVKNQDWNSLSIPRGKSQEYNNRKFTQPRRREHFTDEFLKTD